CTACTGCCACACGCCCATTCGCTACGCCTGGGACCTCTACCACGATTACCAGGCCACGTTGCCGAAGGTGGCCCGGCCCGCTTCGGCGTGGCTGCTGCACCGCCTGCGCCTCTGGGATCTGGCCGCGTCCGCCCGCGTCGATCGCTTCGTGGCGAATTCCCGCACGGTCGCGCGGCGCATAGCAAAGTGGTATCGCCGGCCGGCGACGGTGATTCATCCTCCCATCCAGGTGTCGCGGTTCGCGCCCGGCCACCCCGGGGACCGCTTCGTGCTGGTCAGCCGCCTGGTGCCGTACAAGCAGGTCGATCTGGCGATCGCCGCGTTCGGGCGGCTTGGCCTGCCCCTGGATATCGTGGGCCAGGGACCCGAGTACCGCCGGTTGGCGCGCCAGGCCGGAAAGAACGTCCGCTTCCTGGGGTACCTTTCGGACGAGGAGGTCGCGGCCACGCTCGGGCGGGCCCGGGCGCTGGTCTTCACCGCCGAGGAAGATTTCGGCCTGGTGCCCCTGGAGGCCATGGCGTGCGGGCGGCCGGTCGTGGCCTTCCGCCGCGGCGGGGCCATGGAGACCGTGGTAGAGGGCCTGACCGGTACCTTCTTCGATGAGCCGACGCCCGAGGCGGTAGCGGCGGCCGTCACGCGCGCCCTTCATGTCGACTGGGATCCGGCCT
This genomic window from Candidatus Tanganyikabacteria bacterium contains:
- a CDS encoding glycosyltransferase is translated as MKVALVHEWLTNLAGSERVLLALTKLFPRAPVFTATFRPGRLPAEFRQLDVRTTFLDRLPLPHQALLPLMPMAFESLDLRDYDLVITSSHACAKGVLTRADALHVAYCHTPIRYAWDLYHDYQATLPKVARPASAWLLHRLRLWDLAASARVDRFVANSRTVARRIAKWYRRPATVIHPPIQVSRFAPGHPGDRFVLVSRLVPYKQVDLAIAAFGRLGLPLDIVGQGPEYRRLARQAGKNVRFLGYLSDEEVAATLGRARALVFTAEEDFGLVPLEAMACGRPVVAFRRGGAMETVVEGLTGTFFDEPTPEAVAAAVTRALHVDWDPAFIRQHAARYDEAVFLAWMRAYLDRALAAREADFTDALLGVPAADEHPTTPASGLPADGRPGAPASSRPHEAVPDSIEAIVPDAGGRR